In Drosophila santomea strain STO CAGO 1482 chromosome 3L, Prin_Dsan_1.1, whole genome shotgun sequence, a single window of DNA contains:
- the LOC120450157 gene encoding mediator of RNA polymerase II transcription subunit 13 isoform X2, with protein MTHQNHQTNGASLEDCHTNFYALTDLCGIKWRKFVNGERPNASSDPLADPILRSYSRCIQADMLCVWRRVQSTKTDNADPNALNFEMTTSTKVHPPLSLAAAKELWIFWYGEEPDLSELVDAELLRVAANQALWNGTWKGALTYECRSLLFKALHNLMERFVLTKDIVRFGKWFVQPCTSSDRLFGRSSQHLSFSFTFFVHGDTVCASIDLREHPAVRPLTKEHLAEAAAAFAATSSPPGSNGSTATAGGAVPNPGQDPNGAGMEALDGGEGAAKAAPPPHARKVMLAPFGIAGILTGNSYKASDPIAEKILEDWASFFPLCNKDNTDVPPVVEVVSGGHKMYHPTNYVLVTDLDDMEHMEFVEMQKMQSPVGGAAADVPVLASLSCPPGAAVAPPAMGAAPSATAVPLGPASLNAPAGAGVGATASSAAKEISRKAAPQAVSALERLAFQPYYDQRPTSGFTFNTNNTHIPASAAVEMPERTWQDCVMNTLHVDAAAAAAAVASSTTASGTVSSSADGDENELNKPPQQDSKQLVQQQIQQQQQQQRQKLWNFVDPMQKAPCICTNAQCSSSSNSSSSITNISNNKRPQQPLGSPALRAAVTSASGNKSSSSSSSSSSSSSYQQQHYHQQHLQQQRPGTPGPPATAVTSSHHSSSLGNTCASNFSAATPRRHNVPFHKRLLHSLASTASSTASTSRAKSHSNTTTDTNIPKQRNLGNTPHGTPHGGASTYSRNSLGGDSSMPVASVESPATPAPSPHPNSAHSQPTSVPPAEQLLNMSPHAPTSVSNLQQPPTPIDHLLDKNTPAPTPTDQHDNKSITASPYVHQTPSVEPPSYTDHAAGGGAAGGQGIGTGPGSVPAQQPATPTAATSAGGAGSGGPSNAIGGNGMGTISVKKLEMQQHTPLAAMAIKQEPGAQGRGVGGVTSTTEALNNFKRLYNPPKLTLKDPDSFYDEEWLKEVIYDFQYQEYWDYSTVKRPKMEKQRRPRYAKNLYEGQTHVKPVMPSPGSVYGSQLLSLDESAGSAGAGGVGQAAGSSGGGLVGIANSTASGSDVEADGSSFFQGLNIKTEPGLHSPSCKETSKSSGGNSSGGGSGSGGNLFTAEGLNPSLNDLEQLFETSSNDECSSVQIHTPPDSNNPSNGGCSAVTNTIEDLKRSTAVASAAVAAAAAAAASGAGNIQAEDLTKMFPTPPSHEQQHPNSSPCQTDVVMTDLSVDTTTTNITSSITTTCNTTITSSINTTTTGCSNPSNSIMLASVEAPVTVVAIQTVSKMVKQEYNLELGSPMEEPIDDWDYVYRAPQQEKFVGSTRYAPLTNLPSQTQPPLTLPTGCFYQPTWSSHKSRAATLAKAAAAQQQQHQKHQALQQRIQLHQQKLQQLQLQNQQQQQAAAAAAAAAAGGVGHQKHQHQHLHDLLSAAPRTPLTPSTVPQPLSSGGSQYLLNQLNCPQAPPGASMQQLMHRAGMSPISPGPGIGPYAARSSPMSRATPTHPPPPYPYDLAVASPATSTSSYLNRPLHSQEHPHMHGMGGGAAGGVGHGTGAGGHMGMIPYTGDAGIASGGTTMTAGSSTLLQELPEVNSVLVNILLYDTALNVFRDHNFDSSSVCVCNADTQKIGNIRGADSGVYVPLPGVSFNPFPSGAGGAAAGQRMLNGPSSAGFGGMRMISAFGGSPASASMPGAGSGHGHGPNGGSNSSSCTPPSSNPHITGYVDDDPVECTCGFSAVVNRRLSHRAGLFYEDEVEITGIADDPGRNKQPTLLSIIQSLSRKNQIKQGPGEPSSALEKIGAGGLPSGQLEQLAHAVFDLLLDQCSIIQTSSSSVHRALQSHRRRMSRQRRIFGTNGAPTASLASIANVLEFMDAHDVISLALEQSRLAFENQRMDNMMDFHGNGSSSSHQQQQLTAFHAPPAALRHKLAGIGAGRLTVHKWPYLPVGFTRSNKEIVRTMNAIQPMLQNAFHCKSRGGSGSKDASSYNTVSGPLTWRQFHRLAGRASGQCEPQPIPSVVVGYEKDWISVAPHSIHYWDKFLLEPYSYARDVVYVVVCPDNEHVVSCTRSYFRELSSTYEMCKLGKHTPIRGWEGFLQVGAARNNVPADRETTPLDDWLRTLEHAALAEQIRRYAVAFIHQLAPYLSRVPNDKTLLNPPDGTGNSHTKGGSSSSSNSSSVSGLPGGDLSTDNIKLEPGTEPQVQPMETNEIKQEPGVGKGVTAAGDTKPALILGDPLGMGETLEDINPSAIVLYVVNPFTFASDSCELERLALIALLRCYAELLKAVPDSVRSQMNIQIISLESVMELGPCGNRKRFSDEIRCLALNIFSQCRRHLVHAQSVKSLTGFGTAANMEAFLKTKDEPNRRAYKMYTAPFVLAPMHERNDKTDFSRSAGSMHGQNEHRYSVMYCNYCLSEDQAWLLATATDERGEMLEKICINIDVPNRARRRKAPARYVALRKLMDFIMGIISQTSQMWRLVIGRIGRIGHSELKSWSFLLSKQQLQKASKQFKDMCKQCTLMYPPTILSACLVTLEPDAKLRVMPDQFTPDERFSQISMQNPLATPQDVTCTHILVFPTSAVCAPFTRQFQNEPQVDDDFLTFEEEGNEDFSDADIGDLFWETHMDRVSNHGSPGRMDDNRSWQSAGGNNFKCTPPQEVEEVGSLNQQPISVGYMVSTAPTGRMPAWFWSACPHLEDVCPVFLKTALHLHVPSIQSADDILNSTNAHQSANDHPLDSILTADVLRFVLEGYNALSWLALDSNTHDRLSCLPINVQTLMDLYYLTAAIA; from the exons ATGACGCATCAAAATCATCAGACAAACGGTGCAAGTTTGGAGGATTGCCACACAAACTTTTATGCCTTG ACTGATTTATGTGGAATAAAGTGGCGGAAGTTCGTTAACGGGGAGCGACCGAACGCATCGAGCGATCCTCTGGCAGACCCGATCCTGCGCTCCTATTCGCGATGCATCCAGGCGGACATGCTGTGCGTGTGGAGGAGGGTCCAATCCACGAAGACGGACAACGCCGACCCGAATGCCTTAAACTTCGAGATGACCACGTCGACCAAGGTCCACCCGCCCCTTTCGCTGGCCGCCGCCAAAGAGCTCTGGATCTTCTGGTACGGCGAGGAGCCCGATCTCAGTGAACTGGTCGATGCCGAGCTGCTCCGAGTGGCGG CCAACCAAGCGCTGTGGAATGGCACCTGGAAAGGAGCTCTCACCTACGAGTGCCGATCGCTGCTCTTTAAGGCGCTGCACAATCTCATGGAGAG ATTCGTGCTTACCAAGGACATTGTCCGCTTTGGAAAATGGTTTGTGCAGCCCTGCACCTCCAGCGATCGCCTCTTTGGACGCAG CTCCCAGCACTTGTCCTTCTCATTTACGTTCTTTGTGCACGGCGACACCGTTTGTGCCTCCATAGATTTGCGCGAGCATCCCGCCGTGCGTCCGCTGACCAAGGAGCATTTGGCCGAAGCTGCGGCAGCCTTTGCAGCGACCAGTTCTCCGCCAGGTTCAAATGGATCTACCGCGACAGCAGGCGGAGCAGTGCCTAATCCTGGTCAGGATCCAAATGGAGCCGGCATGGAGGCACTGGACGGCGGAGAAGGAGCGGCCAAGGCAGCGCCACCACCGCACGCGCGTAAGGTGATGCTGGCGCCCTTTGGAATTGCGGGCATACTCACCGGCAATAGTTATAAGGCCAGCGATCCCATAGCCGAGAAGATCCTCGAGGATTGGGCCTCGTTTTTTCCGCTGTGCAATAAGGACAACACGGACGTGCCACCCGTGGTGGAAGTGGTGTCGG GTGGTCATAAGATGTATCATCCCACGAACTACGTACTAGTCACAGACCTGGACGACATGGAGCACATGGAGTTCGTCGAGATGCAGAAGATGCAAAGCCCAGTGGGTGGAGCGGCGGCTGATGTACCTGTTCTGGCCTCGCTTTCCTGCCCACCTGGAGCAGCCGTTGCTCCTCCAGCAATGGGCGCAGCTCCATCTGCAACAGCGGTTCCCTTGGGTCCAGCTTCCCTCAATGctccagcaggagcaggagttgGAGCTACTGCATCTTCTGCCGCCAAAGAGATATCCCGCAAGGCAGCTCCACAAGCGGTCAGCGCCCTGGAACGTCTCGCCTTCCAACCCTACTATGATCAAAGGCCCACCTCGGGCTTCACCTTCAATACCAACAATACTCACATACCCGCCTCGGCTGCCGTGGAAATGCCGGAACGAACCTGGCAGGATTGCGTGATGAACACGCTTCATGTGGatgcagcagcggcggcagcagcagttgctTCTTCTACTACCGCCTCGGGAACTGTGTCATCATCTGCGGATGGCGACGAGAATGAGCTAAATAAACCGCCGCAGCAGGACTCAAAGCAACTGGTGCAGCAGCAGattcagcagcaacagcagcagcaacgtcAAAAGCTCTGGAACTTTGTGGATCCCATGCAGAAGGCACCCTGCATATGCACCAA cGCCCaatgcagcagcagtagcaacagcagcagcagcattaccaacatcagcaacaacaagcgaCCGCAGCAACCGCTGGGATCGCCTGCGCTGCGAGCAGCAGTTACCAGTGCCAGTGGCAATAAGTCGTCCTCGtcatcttcatcatcttcgtcgtcgtcgtcctaccagcagcagcattaccaccagcagcatctgcagcagcagcgaccGGGAACACCTGGGCCGCCGGCAACAGCAGTCACATCATCGCATCATTCCAGTTCCCTGGGCAACACTTGCGCCTCCAATTTTTCCGCGGCCACTCCCCGGCGTCACAATGTGCCGTTCCACAAGCGATTGCTCCATTCGCTGGCAtccaccgcctcctccacgGCCTCCACCTCTAGAGCCAAAAGCCACAGCAACACCACCACAGACACCAATATACCAAAACAAAG AAATCTGGGGAATACACCTCATGGAACACCACATGGCGGAGCTTCGACGTACTCCCGCAATTCCTTGGGTGGCGATTCATCGATGCCGGTGGCCTCCGTGGAATCACCGGCAACGCCAGCTCCCTCTCCGCATCCGAATTCGGCGCATTCGCAACCGACATCCGTGCCGCCAGCTGAGCAA CTGCTCAATATGAGTCCTCATGCGCCAACTTCCGTTTCCAATCTGCAACAGCCGCCGACGCCTATAGACCACCTGCTAGACAAGAATACACCGGCTCCCACGCCAACTGACCAGCACGACAACAAGAGCATTACGGCCTCGCCTTATGTTCATCAGACGCCCAGCGTAGAGCCGCCCTCCTATACGGATCATGCGgccggcggaggagcagctggtggGCAAGGCATTGGTACGGGTCCAGGAAGTGTGCCCGCCCAGCaaccggccacgcccacggcagcaacatcagctgGCGGCGCCGGATCTGGCGGACCTTCAAATGCAATTGGAGGGAATGGAATGGGCACTATAAGTGTCAAGAAGCTTGAGATGCAGCAGCATACTCCATTGGCGGCTATGGCCATCAAGCAGGAACCTGGTGCTCAAGGTCGGGGGGTCGGAGGTGTTACCTCCACCACGGAGGCCTTGAACAACTTTAAGCGACTGTACAACCCGCCAAAGCTGACGTTAAAGGATCCGGACAGCTTCTACGACGAGGAGTGGCTTAAGGAGGTCATCTACGACTTTCAGTACCAGGAATACTG GGACTATAGCACGGTGAAACGtccgaaaatggaaaagcaacGGCGACCTAGGTATGCCAAGAACCTCTACGAAGGGCAAACCCACGTGAAGCCCGTGATGCCTTCGCCAGGATCCGTTTATGGCTCGCAGTTGCTCTCTTTGGATGAATCAGCAGGCTCAGCAGGAGCAGGCGGTGTAGGACAGGCGGCTGGCAGCTCCGGCGGAGGACTAGTGGGCATTGCCAACAGTACTGCCAGTGGCAGTGATGTAGAAGCCGATGGCAGCAGCTTCTTCCAGGGATTGAATATTAAGACAGAGCCCGGATTGCATTCCCCCTCTTGCAAGGAAACGTCGAAATCTTCTggcggcaacagcagcggtGGAGGAAGTGGTAGCGGGGGTAATCTCTTCACAGCTGAAGGTTTGAATCCCTCTCTCAATGATCTGGAGCAGTTGTTTGAAACGAGCTCGAACGACGAGTGCAGCAGCGTGCAAATCCACACACCGCCCGATTCTAATAACCCCTCGAATGGTGGCTGCAGTGCTGTGACCAATACGATTGAAGACCTCAAACGGAGCACAGCAGTGGCCAGTGCGGCcgtggcagcggcagcagcagctgcggcCTCAGGAGCGGGCAATATTCAGGCGGAGGATCTTACTAAGATGTTTCCTACACCACCCTCTCACGAACAGCAGCACCCGAACTCGAGTCCCTGCCAAACGGACGTGGTCATGACGGATCTCAGTGTGGACACCACCACAACCAATATAACCAGTAGTATCACCACGACCTGCAACACCACTATCACGAGTAGTATCAACACCACCACAACAGGCTGTAGCAACCCTAGCAACAGTATTATGCTGGCTTCCGTTGAAGCGCCCGTCACCGTGGTGGCCATTCAGACTGTCTCCAAGATGGTGAAGCAGGAATATAACCTGGAACTGGGTAGCCCTATGGAAGAGCCCATTGATGACTGGGACTATGTGTACCGAGCACCGCAACAGGAGAAGTTTGTAGGCTCCACGCGATATGCTCCATTGACCAACCTGCCCAGTCAAACACAGCCGCCGCTCACTCTGCCTACGGGATGCTTCTATCAACCCACCTGGAGTAGTCACAAATCAAGAGCAGCTACATTGGCTAAAGCAGCGGCAgctcaacagcagcagcatcagaaACATCAGGCCCTTCAGCAGCGCATCCAATTGCATCAGCAGAAACTacagcagctccagctccagaatcagcagcaacaacaagctgctgccgcagcagcagcggcggcagcgggAGGAGTTGGCCACCAGAAgcaccagcatcagcatctTCATGATCTCCTGTCAGCGGCGCCGAGGACACCATTAACGCCCTCCACTGTTCCTCAACCGTTGAGCAGTGGTGGCAGTCAGTATTTGCTGAATCAGTTGAACTGCCCACAAGCACCACCTGGGGCATCCATGCAGCAGCTTATGCACCGAGCGGGGATGTCACCAATTTCCCCGGGACCCGGAATAGGTCCGTATGCCGCCAGAAGTAGTCCAATGTCGAGGGCAACTCCTACGCATCCGCCACCGCCATATCCCTATGACTTGGCTGTGGCTAGTCCCGCTACCTCCACATCGTCGTACTTGAACCGGCCGCTTCACTCGCAGGAGCATCCACACATGCATGGTATGGGCGGCGGAGCAGCGGGAGGTGTGGGTCACGGAACAGGAGCTGGCGGCCACATGGGTATGATACCTTACACTGGCGATGCGGGCATTGCCAGTGGTGGAACAACGATGACAGCCGGATCCTCGACCCTGCTTCAGGAATTACCAGAAGTAAATTCTGTCCTAGTTAACATACTGCTTTACGATACCGCCTTGAATGTCTTTCGGGATCACAATTTCGATAGtagcagtgtgtgtgtgtgcaatgcGGATACACAAAAGATCGGCAATATTCGCGGAGCTGATTCCGGAGTATATGTACCCCTGCCAGGCGTTAGCTTTAATCCTTTCCCTTCCGGAGCTGGAGGTGCTGCGGCTGGACAGCGAATGCTCAATGGACCCAGTTCCGCCGGTTTTGGCGGCATGCGGATGATCAGTGCCTTTGGGGGTTCGCCAGCCTCAGCCTCGATGCCCGGAGCTGGCTCCGGACATGGCCATGGTCCGAATGGCGGCTCGAACTCGTCGTCTTGCACGCCGCCCAGCAGTAATCCCCATATCACCGGCTATGTGGACGATGATCCCGTGGAATGTACGTGTGGTTTCAGTGCAGTGGTCAATCGAAGACTCTCTCATCGCGCTGGACTCTTTTACGAAGATGAGGTGGAGATCACGGGCATCGCGGATGATCCGGGCAGGAACAAGCAGCCTACATTGCTCAGTATCATCCAGAGTCTTAGCAGGAAAAACCAAATCAAGCAGGGACCTGGAGAACCGAGCTCTGCCTTGGAAAAAATCGGAGCGGGTGGATTGCCTAGTGGTCAACTGGAGCAATTGGCTCATGCTGTATTTGACCTGCTATTGGATCAGTGCTCTATTATTCAAACATCTAGTAGTTCGGTGCACAGAGCTCTTCAGTCCCATCGGAGGCGAATGTCCCGTCAACGAAGGATCTTCGGCACCAATGGAGCACCTACTGCTTCACTGGCATCAATTGCAAATGTTCTAGAGTTTATGGATGCACACGACGTTATAAGTTTGGCTCTGGAGCAGTCGAGATTGGCATTCGAAAACCAACGTATGGACAACATGATGGACTTCCATGGAAATGGTAGCAGTAGCTctcatcagcaacagcaactcaCAGCTTTTCATGCACCACCAGCTGCTTTGCGTCACAAGCTAGCGGGTATTGGTGCTGGTCGGTTGACAGTCCACAAGTGGCCATATCTTCCCGTCGGTTTCACCCGTAGCAATAAGGAGATTGTACGCACCATGAATGCTATACAGCCGATGCTGCAGAATGCATTCCATTGCAAATCGAGGGGCGGTTCAGGTTCCAAGGATGCCAGTTCGTACAACACGGTGAGTGGACCGCTAACCTGGCGCCAATTCCATCGCCTGGCAGGCCGTGCATCCGGACAATGTGAGCCCCAACCGATACCATCCGTGGTGGTGGGCTACGAGAAAGATTGGATCTCGGTGGCACCGCACTCTATCCATTATTGGGATAAGTTTCTCCTGGAACCGTACTCTTATGCCCGGGATGTTGTCTACGTGGTGGTGTGTCCCGACAACGAGCATGTGGTGAGTTGCACTCGCAGCTATTTCCGGGAACTAAGCAGCACCTACGAGATGTGCAAGCTGGGAAAACACACGCCCATTCGAGGATGGGAAGGCTTCCTTCAGGTAGGCGCTGCTCGCAACAACGTGCCCGCGGATCGGGAAACGACCCCTTTAGATGATTGGCTGCGTACCCTGGAGCACGCTGCTCTGGCGGAGCAAATTCGTCGGTATGCAGTTGCCTTTATTCACCAGTTGGCTCCATATCTGAGTCGAGTGCCAAATGATAAAACGCTGTTGAATCCACCAGATGGCACTGGGAACTCGCACACCAAAGGAGGCAGCTCTTCCTCCTCGAATAGCTCTTCAGTCAGCGGATTACCTGGCGGGGACTTAAGCACTGATAATATCAAGCTGGAGCCGGGTACAGAACCTCAAGTACAACCGATGGAGACCAACGAAATAAAACAGGAACCCGGAGTGGGAAAAGGAGTCACTGCAGCAGGTGATACCAAACCCGCTTTGATCCTTGGAGATCCATTGGGAATGGGTGAGACTTTGGAGGACATCAACCCGTCAGCCATTGTCCTTTATGTGGTCAATCCGTTCACTTTCGCCTCGGATAGCTGCGAATTGGAGCGTTTGGCTTTGATTGCTCTGCTTCGTTGCTATGCGGAACTGCTGAAAGCAGTTCCTGATTCAGTGCGATCGCAGATGAACATACAGATTATATCGCTAGAATCGGTAATGGAACTGGGACCGTGCGGCAATCGAAAGCGTTTCTCGGACGAGATTAGGTGCCTTGCTCTTAATATATTTTCGCAGTGCCGGCGGCATCTGGTGCATGCCCAATCCGTAAAAAGTCTCACTGGCTTTGGAACGGCGGCTAATATGGAGGCGTTTCTCAAGACAAAGGATGAACCCAATCGCCGGGCTTACAAAATGTACACGGCTCCTTTTGTTCTTGCACCCATGCACGAGAGGAATGACAAAACGGACTTCTCCAGATCAGCGGGAAGTATGCATGGTCAGAATGAACATCGTTATTCGGTGATGTATTGCAATTACTGCCTGAGCGAGGATCAGGCTTGGCTTTTGGCCACCGCCACTGATGAAAGGGGCGAGATGCTGGAGAAGATCTGCATTAATATTGATGTGCCAAATCGTGCACGGAGAAGAAAAGCTCCTGCTCGCTATGTGGCCCTAAGGAAATTGATGGACTTCATCATGGGAATCATCTCGCAGACATCGCAAATGTGGCGTTTGGTGATCGGCCGCATTGGAAGGATCGGACACAGTGAACTAAAGTCGTGGAGTTTTTTGCTCAGCAAGCAACAGCTGCAAAAGGCATCCAAGCAATTTAAGGATATGTGTAAACAATGTACATTGATGTATCCACCCACAATCCTGAGTGCTTGTCTTGTGACCCTGGAGCCGGATGCCAAGCTGCGCGTGATGCCCGATCAGTTTACACCAGATGAGCGCTTCTCACAGATTTCAATGCAGAACCCGTTAGCTACTCCACAGGACGTGACCTGCACCCACATCCTGGTCTTTCCCACTAGCGCCGTCTGTGCG CCCTTTACGCGCCAGTTCCAAAATGAGCCGCAAGTAGATGACGACTTCCTAACCTTCGAGGAAGAGGGCAACGAGGACTTTAGCGATGCGGACATTGGAGATCTGTTCTGGGAAA CTCACATGGACAGAGTTTCCAATCATGGTAGTCCGGGTCGCATGGATGACAATCGGAGTTGGCAGAGCGCAGGCGGTAACAACTTCAAATGCACGCCGCCCCAGGAAGTAGAGGAG GTTGGTTCACTTAACCAGCAGCCAATATCAGTGGGTTACATGGTGTCCACGGCGCCAACCGGTCGCATGCCCGCTTGGTTCTGGTCCGCTTGTCCGCATCTAGAAGATGTTTGCCCCGTGTTTCTGAAGACAGCCCTACATCTCCATGTGCCCAGTATACAGTCTGCCGATGATATTCTCAACTCGACCAATGCACATCAGTCAGCCAACGATCATCCGCTAGACTCCATTCTCACAGCGGATGTTCTGCGCTTCGTCCTCGAGGGATACAATGCCCTTTCCTGGCTGGCGCTCGACTCCAACACACACGATCGACTCTCCTGTCTACCCATAAATGTTCAGACGCTAATGGATCTGTACTATCTGACGGCTGCCATAGCCTAA